The Chitinophagales bacterium genomic sequence TGCTGTAGTTGTTATAACAGCTTCGGGCGGTAAACCTACTTATACCTATGCTATGAGTTCCTCCAGCTTTGGCAGCAATAATACCTTCAGCAATCTGGGTGGTGGTTACCAGACGTTCCGCATCAAAGATCAGAACGATTGTATTAAAGACTCTATCATTCAGATCGTAAACCCGCTACCTGTCAGCGCCGATGTTATTGTCAGTCAACCTCCTTGTAATTATTACAACAGCGGCGTCATAACCATTAGCGGCAAAAACGGCAAATCGCCCTATTTATACTCATTTGCTTCGGGATCATTCAGTGCTACCAATACTTTCAGCGGGCTATATTCAGGCACCTATGCAGTACAGGTAAAAGATAGTAACAACTGCCTGCTGGATACAACGGTTGTGCTGCCTGACTCGATAAAAGTGCATGCCAATGCTGTGATCACAAACATATTATGCAATGGCGACAGTACAGGTGTCATCACATTGAATGCTTTTGCAGCCACAGCTCCCTACCGTTATAAAATCTTGCCATCAGGCACATTAAGCCCTGTAAACACATTCAACAATTTACCAGCAATTACACATAATTTTCACATTGAGGACACCAATAAATGTTACCTGGATACCAGTATCACGCTCACACAACCAGTAAGGATAGGAAGCACACCAGCCATCACTGATGTGCTGTGCTTTGGCGATACAACCGGTAGTATTTCCATAAATGGTACTGGAGGTGTGTCCCCATATACCTATGCTATTGGCACAGGCACATACAGCTCTGCCAACAACTTTTCGCCTTTATCAGCGGGCACCTATACTATCCATATAAAAGACAATAACAACTGTCTTCGTGATACAACACTTACTATCACACAACCTACCAAGCTTGACTTTGCAAACTTCCAGATAACCCACCCCACCTGTTATGGTGCTGCCAGCGGGCAGGTTATTGTTACTGCTACAGGTGGTGTTTCAACTTACCAATATGCTGTAAGCACCGGCTCGTACTCTTCTGTTAATACATTTGGCGGATTAACTGCGGGCCTGCATACTTTTCATATAAAAGACAACAACAATTGCGTAGCAGACAGCAGTGTATTGCTTACACAACCCCCAAGGATCATACCTTCCGTTGCGGTAAGGAAATCTACCTGTAAACCATTGAACGACGGAAGCATTACTATCAATGCAACAGGCGGCGTTCCGGGATATACCTATGCAGCAGGGTCCGGTTCGTTCTCTGCATCAACTGTTTTCTCTCCGCTGGCTGCCGGCACTTACATCATGCATGTTAAAGACCAGAACAACTGCGTATTAGATACCACTATCGTTGTTGCTGATTCTTTTATCCTGAATGCAAGTGCCAGTATTACAGACGCTCATTGCTACGACAGCAGCAGCGGAATTATCAATGTTGGGGTGAATGGTGGTGTGGTACCTTACAGTTATGCTATAGGCACCGGTAGCTATGGTACCATCAGTGCTTTCGGTGGCCTGAAAGCCAATACATATACCATCCATATTAAAGACAATCTCGGTTGCCAGAAAGATACAACCCTTACTGTAGCACAACCTACACGCATAGTGCCAAGCCTTATACTTACACATCCTTCCTGCTACGATTACAGCGATGGATTAATATCTATTTCAGCAACAGGTGGTACTCCGGGTTATACAAACTCAGTTGACAACAGCCCTTTCTCTGTAATTACCAATTTCGGGGCACTGGCTGCCGGCACACATGTAGTAAGTGTAAAAGATATTAACAACTGTATCATAGATACCACTGTAAAACTGATCCAGCCACCACTGATCGGTTTCTCTTTAAGTATCTCTAACCTGAAATGTTATCACGATGCCAGCGGCACCGTATATATCAATGGCATAGGAGGTACGCAACCATACACATATACTTTCGATTCGAATCCTTATAACAGCAATCCCCTGCAAAATGGCATCAGCGCAGGACAGCATATGATAAAAATGAAAGACAATAATGGCTGTATCATCGACAGCCAGGTCGTTTTCTCAGAACCTGCACCTTTATTTATTACCAACCCCATCGTCACTAACCCGACATGCGAAGGTTATGCTGATGGTAGTGTGAAAGTGTATGGTAACGGAGGTGTTCAGCCTTATTCATTTATGGCCAACGGAGGTAACTATGCTGCATCAAATACATTCAATGGCCTTAAGGAAGGTAAGAACACATTTTTCATAAAGGACAACAATGGTTGTATCTACGATACAACGCTGACCCTTACCGGTTATCCTCATATCACATATAACTCCATAATCTCTGAACCCGTAAGTTGTTTTGACGGTGCCGATGGCAGGGTGAGCCTGTTTGTTTCAGGCGGCGTGCAGCCTTTACGCTATGCTATCAGTGGCGGAGTACCAGGGTTCCTGAGTAAATTTGAGGGTCTTAAAGCAGGTAAATACCAGTTCACAGTAACAGACAATGCAGGCTGCATCAAGGATAGCGCATATAGTGTAGAAAGCCCTGAGAAGATAGTGGTCACAACTAAAGTAACGCCCAACAATTGTGAAGGTGTTGATAATGTAGGACGTATTGACGCGTTTGTATCGGGTGGTACCCCTACATACAAGTATAGCTGGAACACACGTCCTGAGCAAATAAGTTATTATATACAAGGCATGCCGAATGGCACTTACACCGTTACTGTAACTGATGCCAACGACTGCGAAGAAAAGGCATCTGCAACCATGATATATGACAATTGTTGTATAGTATTCGTACCGGATGCATTTACCCCTAACAACGACGGGCTGAATGATCTCATTCGTATGAGGGTGAAAGGGGATTTTGAATTACATACTTTTTCCATTTATAACCGTTTCGGACAGAGAGTATTTGAAACCACTAATATGGAAAAAGGATGGGATGGTATATACAACGCCACCCAACAGGATATCGGCACATATAATTATTTTATCAAAGGTATTTGTGGCAACGGTGGTACGGAAGAAGTTATGTATAAAGGCACTATCACATTGATCAGGTAAAGTTTTTGCATATTTAGCCGCGTATTGTCTGAAAAACAACTATTTTTGTCCCCCTTTCAAACGACGTATGAATTATAAAGAATTAGTATCAGTTACAGGTATTGGTGGTTTGTTCCAATTATTGACAACCAAAAGCGACGGAGCTATCGTACGCAACATTTCTGACAAGTCAACGAAATTTATTTCTGCTCGTCTGCACAACGTTACTCCGCTGGAGAGTATAGAAGTGTACACAACGGGAGATAACGTTCGCCTCCACGAGGTATTCCAGAAAATGAAAGACGCCGAAGCTACCAATGCTCCGGTCGATGCTAAAGCAGGCAATAATGACATTAAAGCATACTTCTCAGGCATCTTCCCTGATTTTGACCAGGACAGGGTATATGTAAGCGACATGAAGAAAATGCTGAAATGGTATCAGATGCTCAAAGAGAACGACCTGCTGAACTTTGACAATATGAACCAGGAAGCTGAAGAGGAAGAGGAAAAAGCAGAAGCTGCAACTGAAACTCCTGCTGAAGAAGAAAAACCTGCTAAAAAAGCAACTAAAAAGAAAGCAGCTCCTAAAGCTGATGACGAAACAGAAGAAGAAAAGCCTGCTAAAAAAGCTACCAAAAAGAAAGCGGCACCCAAAGCTGACGGCGAAGCAAAGCCTGCAGCTAAAAAAGCGGCTAAAAAGAAAACCGAAGAATAATAAAACAGTTCAATATATTTTACCGGACGGGCTGCAGCACTGCAGCCCGTTTGTTTTGCATATAATACACTATAGTAGGTTACAGCTATTCTACATAAACGTTGTACCTTTACCGACTGATAATTTTCCAAAATGAGCACAGACAGGCCTTCAGGCAAACGAAAGAACGACGCTGAAAAGCATAATGAGAGAGGAGGAAAGCCTGCATCCGGCGAGCGCAAACGTTTTGTCAGGAACAAGAGTGCTGATGAGCGCAAACCATATAATAACGAAGAACATCCCAAACGTACATACGGCAAAAGGGAAGAGGGCAGACCGGCCAACGATAGAGCTAAGCGCCCGTATGGCACACGTGATACGGGTGATAATCGTGGCAATAATGACAGGAAACGCCCATATGGAGCAAGGCCATCAGCAGAGCGCCCTGCTCATAACGACAGGCCGAAACGCAGTAACGGAGCCAGGCCTGATATGAGTACCAATGATCATTATCTTCCTAAAAAACACGTTAAAGGCGACCGTCCTGACAAATTCTTTGCAAAACCTGAACGGCCAAAAGCAGAACGCCCTGAAAGAGATGGAGAAACAAGAGAACGCTCACGCTACTCTGATGACCGCAAACCCAAACGCAACTTTGATAAACCTGTAAGGCGTGCAGATGTAGCAAAAGCGGATAGCGAAAGGGCGAATGCCGGCATGAAGAAAGAAGAAGTGATGCCGCTGAACAAGTTCGTAGCGCACTGCGGTATCTGCAGCCGCCGCGAGGCTGTAGAACTGGTAAAGCAGGGACTGATAAAAGTGAATGGCGAAGTGAAAACAGAACCCGGTTATAAAGTACAGCCAACAGATAAAATAGAATATAACGGCAAGCCTATTACATCAAAGAAGAACCTGGTGTATATACTACTGAACAAACCCAAGAACTACATTACCACCACAGACGACCCGCAGGAAAGAAGGACAGTAATGGACCTGGTGGCAGATGCTGGAGACGAAAGGGTATACCCCATAGGCAGATTGGACAGGAACACGACGGGGTTATTACTCCTGACCAACGATGGAGAACTGGCACAAAAACTATCTCATCCTAAATACAATATCAAAAAGGTATACCAGGTAACACTGGACAAGAACCTGGGCAAACCTGATTTTGAAAAGATACTGGCCGGACTGACACTGGAAGACGGAGAAGTGAAAGTAGACGCACTTGCTTATCTTGAAAAGAAAAATGAGATAGGTATAGAGATACACAGTGGCCGCAACCGCATCGTGCGCCGTATTTTTGAATCGCTGGGATACGCTGTGGAAAAACTGGACCGCGTTATGTATGCAGGCCTGACCAAAAAGAACATCCCGCGTGCCAAATGGCGTTTCCTCAACGAAAAAGAGATAATCAACCTGAAACACTTCAAACAATAATATGCTGGTTACCGCTACACGCATTCACGACGGCAAAAACTGGTTGCCACTAGGTACGGTTATTGAACTGAGTGATG encodes the following:
- a CDS encoding gliding motility-associated C-terminal domain-containing protein, encoding MSKQYNISYTHLYRPVLLIAIFILSFLDCARATHIYGADLYYTHVSGNTYTVTLNVYGDCAGSAFPNLQSSSAQVNVFNGSSLFTTLTLLIQNPTTGVEVTPVCASQINNTACNNGSLPGVKKFVYSRTVTLNTTSNNWRFRFTGNMGSGSSAGRSSLITNISSSGSTIMNLEATLNNVNGPNSTATYTTIPTPFFCINKAASYNPGTVDVNSDSLSYSLVPGLTSGGTVTYLTGYSATSPVAAATSTFNFNAQTGQINFTPNLTQQSLVVTQVEEYRNGVLVGTSMREMTYVVLNNCNNNPPGGKITNNSSGKVDTSGVIIDVCKSAGTINFYIDPTDLDTDVINVSYTGLPVGATFTLTNNNTTAPHGVFLWNLTNVNPGNYNFFITYVDDGCPLSSKQTIAYTVKVLPIPDVAVNITSLATCTKKAVFTMTPSVSPSPWRLQVLQGSTVLHNFNGVTGVQTDSLTPGSYTVRVYNADTCFKDTALVIAPPPPIGISLAVTPLKCHNDTNAVVVITASGGKPTYTYAMSSSSFGSNNTFSNLGGGYQTFRIKDQNDCIKDSIIQIVNPLPVSADVIVSQPPCNYYNSGVITISGKNGKSPYLYSFASGSFSATNTFSGLYSGTYAVQVKDSNNCLLDTTVVLPDSIKVHANAVITNILCNGDSTGVITLNAFAATAPYRYKILPSGTLSPVNTFNNLPAITHNFHIEDTNKCYLDTSITLTQPVRIGSTPAITDVLCFGDTTGSISINGTGGVSPYTYAIGTGTYSSANNFSPLSAGTYTIHIKDNNNCLRDTTLTITQPTKLDFANFQITHPTCYGAASGQVIVTATGGVSTYQYAVSTGSYSSVNTFGGLTAGLHTFHIKDNNNCVADSSVLLTQPPRIIPSVAVRKSTCKPLNDGSITINATGGVPGYTYAAGSGSFSASTVFSPLAAGTYIMHVKDQNNCVLDTTIVVADSFILNASASITDAHCYDSSSGIINVGVNGGVVPYSYAIGTGSYGTISAFGGLKANTYTIHIKDNLGCQKDTTLTVAQPTRIVPSLILTHPSCYDYSDGLISISATGGTPGYTNSVDNSPFSVITNFGALAAGTHVVSVKDINNCIIDTTVKLIQPPLIGFSLSISNLKCYHDASGTVYINGIGGTQPYTYTFDSNPYNSNPLQNGISAGQHMIKMKDNNGCIIDSQVVFSEPAPLFITNPIVTNPTCEGYADGSVKVYGNGGVQPYSFMANGGNYAASNTFNGLKEGKNTFFIKDNNGCIYDTTLTLTGYPHITYNSIISEPVSCFDGADGRVSLFVSGGVQPLRYAISGGVPGFLSKFEGLKAGKYQFTVTDNAGCIKDSAYSVESPEKIVVTTKVTPNNCEGVDNVGRIDAFVSGGTPTYKYSWNTRPEQISYYIQGMPNGTYTVTVTDANDCEEKASATMIYDNCCIVFVPDAFTPNNDGLNDLIRMRVKGDFELHTFSIYNRFGQRVFETTNMEKGWDGIYNATQQDIGTYNYFIKGICGNGGTEEVMYKGTITLIR
- a CDS encoding DUF5606 domain-containing protein translates to MNYKELVSVTGIGGLFQLLTTKSDGAIVRNISDKSTKFISARLHNVTPLESIEVYTTGDNVRLHEVFQKMKDAEATNAPVDAKAGNNDIKAYFSGIFPDFDQDRVYVSDMKKMLKWYQMLKENDLLNFDNMNQEAEEEEEKAEAATETPAEEEKPAKKATKKKAAPKADDETEEEKPAKKATKKKAAPKADGEAKPAAKKAAKKKTEE
- a CDS encoding pseudouridine synthase — its product is MSTDRPSGKRKNDAEKHNERGGKPASGERKRFVRNKSADERKPYNNEEHPKRTYGKREEGRPANDRAKRPYGTRDTGDNRGNNDRKRPYGARPSAERPAHNDRPKRSNGARPDMSTNDHYLPKKHVKGDRPDKFFAKPERPKAERPERDGETRERSRYSDDRKPKRNFDKPVRRADVAKADSERANAGMKKEEVMPLNKFVAHCGICSRREAVELVKQGLIKVNGEVKTEPGYKVQPTDKIEYNGKPITSKKNLVYILLNKPKNYITTTDDPQERRTVMDLVADAGDERVYPIGRLDRNTTGLLLLTNDGELAQKLSHPKYNIKKVYQVTLDKNLGKPDFEKILAGLTLEDGEVKVDALAYLEKKNEIGIEIHSGRNRIVRRIFESLGYAVEKLDRVMYAGLTKKNIPRAKWRFLNEKEIINLKHFKQ